From [Clostridium] symbiosum, a single genomic window includes:
- a CDS encoding FAD-dependent oxidoreductase, whose amino-acid sequence MEQKAIEISENYDAIIIGFGKGGKTLAKALGDAGQKTVMIEKSPKMYGGTCPNVGCIPTKSYVYRAGLAAAAGGSFEEKAAAYREAVEHKDELTGRLRAKNHLKLSSHPNITVMDGPARFVSSHEVEVEHEGTVTRLAGSRIFINTGASAFIPPIDGIKGNPFVYTSETLLDLKELPKKLVIIGGGYIGVEFSSIYANFGSEVTVLQDEDVFLPREDADIADAVRKSLASRGVEVLTGVKVRSVRQAQENAAVTFEDGEGEKTLSADAVLVATGRRPETGGLNLEAAGIEVDSRGGIITDDSMMTTAPEVYAMGDVTGGLQFTYISLDDSRIIRSRILGDGSYTRKKRGAVPYSVFLAPAFSRVGLSEKDAIAAGYQVKIARLAAADIVKSKVLEQTDGLLKAVIDEKTGLILGAHLFCEESYELINIIKMAMDTKAPYTMLRDMIFTHPTMAEAFNDLFAV is encoded by the coding sequence ATGGAACAGAAAGCGATAGAGATATCAGAAAATTATGACGCAATTATAATCGGCTTTGGAAAAGGTGGAAAGACACTGGCGAAAGCGCTGGGAGATGCGGGACAGAAGACGGTGATGATTGAGAAATCCCCTAAAATGTATGGAGGAACCTGTCCGAATGTCGGATGTATACCGACCAAGTCGTATGTCTACCGGGCGGGGCTCGCAGCGGCCGCGGGAGGCAGTTTTGAGGAGAAGGCCGCAGCATACAGGGAAGCCGTAGAACACAAGGATGAACTAACGGGAAGGCTGCGTGCAAAGAACCACCTGAAGCTGTCGAGCCATCCGAATATTACGGTAATGGACGGCCCGGCCCGGTTCGTTTCATCTCACGAGGTCGAGGTGGAACATGAAGGTACGGTCACGAGGCTTGCGGGAAGCCGGATTTTTATAAACACCGGCGCTTCCGCTTTTATCCCTCCGATTGACGGGATAAAAGGCAATCCTTTTGTATATACAAGCGAGACTCTTCTGGATCTGAAAGAACTTCCGAAGAAACTGGTGATCATAGGAGGAGGCTACATTGGAGTTGAATTTTCCTCCATCTATGCAAACTTTGGCTCAGAGGTGACGGTTCTCCAGGATGAAGACGTATTTCTTCCCAGGGAGGATGCCGATATCGCAGATGCGGTGAGGAAATCCCTGGCATCCAGAGGCGTTGAGGTGCTGACCGGCGTAAAAGTAAGGTCGGTGCGGCAGGCGCAGGAGAATGCGGCAGTCACATTTGAAGACGGCGAAGGGGAAAAGACCCTGAGTGCCGACGCGGTCCTTGTTGCAACGGGACGCAGGCCGGAGACGGGCGGCCTTAACCTGGAAGCAGCCGGTATTGAGGTGGATTCAAGAGGCGGAATCATCACCGATGACTCCATGATGACAACGGCCCCTGAAGTTTATGCGATGGGAGATGTGACGGGCGGCCTTCAGTTTACCTATATTTCTCTGGACGACAGCCGAATCATCAGATCCAGGATTCTCGGTGACGGGAGCTATACGCGGAAGAAGAGAGGAGCCGTACCCTACAGCGTTTTCCTGGCTCCTGCGTTTTCCAGGGTAGGGCTCAGTGAGAAGGATGCCATAGCGGCGGGATATCAGGTAAAGATTGCCAGACTTGCCGCGGCGGATATTGTCAAGTCAAAGGTGCTGGAGCAGACCGACGGCCTTTTAAAAGCTGTCATCGATGAGAAGACAGGACTGATACTGGGAGCCCACCTCTTCTGCGAGGAATCTTATGAACTGATTAATATTATCAAAATGGCCATGGATACAAAAGCGCCGTACACCATGCTCAGAGACATGATCTTTACCCATCCCACGATGGCGGAAGCGTTTAACGACTTATTTGCCGTATAA
- a CDS encoding DUF3784 domain-containing protein, whose amino-acid sequence MIVIIILTVIFAIMGIVFARGKGGFLIAGYNTASSKDKATYDEKRLNRCFSIFCFGIAIVIGVTGYIDTEAFAVRVGLTRQVPACRAEKQAKKISRKSSITQYI is encoded by the coding sequence ATGATTGTGATAATAATTCTTACAGTTATATTTGCAATAATGGGGATAGTGTTTGCACGTGGCAAAGGCGGTTTTCTTATCGCTGGATATAATACTGCAAGTAGCAAGGATAAGGCAACGTACGATGAAAAAAGATTAAACAGATGTTTTTCCATTTTCTGCTTTGGAATAGCGATAGTAATTGGAGTCACAGGATATATTGACACGGAAGCATTTGCTGTCCGTGTAGGGCTAACACGACAAGTTCCAGCTTGTCGGGCAGAAAAGCAGGCAAAAAAAATTAGCCGCAAATCCAGTATAACACAATACATCTGA
- a CDS encoding response regulator yields the protein MNKKIRKAGNNRWYVTVFFIVMAVACTVSSIWLIHASSIASQEAGVEMDTLYLRELTTQTIGHFQTSINSQFSQLRTTAASMKDDDLRDSETLNAYLKRTKEYNNFNFFALVDEEGKYYCTDGVFPAASKISFLGRLLEGQSGLFSYNETILGEDMILIGDSINPIRYGEQKMVAVLAGLDVNVINSQLSLKRENAKTYSSVIERSGRFIINNSYNTELSQSTNVLSKLQKYAEFTSGYSLETIRTDLANGGAGLSAYRIEGQRQYMYYAPIQGTDWYLLTIIPYEVVNLTISSLISRLNRNAIGMVVFVLIMLSCVFVFFFTNMSRNEQKLRLANAAAEEALIKAEKASRAKSEFLSRMSHEIRTPMNGIIGMGEVARQNIGNPFKVEECLKKQVLSSRHLLSLINDILDMTKIESGRIELQHVPFELRDSIEEIGNIYYTQAHQRGIRYEAILAGDVDEKLVGDSLRLKQILSNLLSNAIKFTPSGGTVTLRVSTLHETGGEVRLCFEVSDTGCGIAEENYTKVFESFEQENSSVSGKYGGTGLGLAIVKGFTELMGGEVRLKSRVGSGSTFFVDLPFGKVEKQVEPLDLTGMRVLIAEENKDALNHTASLLERMKAEVDCADNGKIAAAIAERAYLEHTGYDVCLLDWKMAGMDGMETARLIRQRVGKDKPAILITAYDSTEIELAPDERAIAGIIQKPLFMSTLVEAFSGLEGEQPLFHIQYRPVEFDFHGKRILLAEDNEINREIAIELIGATGAEIESVENGKEAVEKFGGSAPGYYDLILMEIQMPVMDGYRATKEIRALLRPDSEQIPIFAMTANAFTEDVEESKRAGMNAHIGKPLDVKVLYETMKQYLMQNQIE from the coding sequence ATGAATAAAAAAATTAGGAAAGCCGGGAATAACAGATGGTATGTGACGGTGTTTTTTATTGTTATGGCAGTTGCCTGTACGGTTTCCAGTATATGGCTGATTCATGCGTCGTCTATTGCCTCTCAGGAGGCCGGAGTGGAGATGGACACCCTCTATCTCAGAGAGCTGACAACACAGACGATAGGCCATTTTCAGACCAGTATCAACAGTCAGTTCTCCCAGCTTCGGACTACGGCTGCATCCATGAAAGATGATGACTTAAGGGACTCGGAAACCTTAAATGCTTACCTGAAAAGGACAAAGGAGTATAATAACTTCAATTTCTTTGCACTGGTGGATGAGGAGGGAAAATATTACTGTACAGACGGTGTATTTCCGGCGGCATCCAAGATAAGTTTTCTCGGCCGTCTGCTGGAGGGACAGTCAGGCCTGTTTTCCTACAATGAGACAATCCTGGGAGAAGATATGATTTTGATTGGAGATTCCATCAATCCCATCAGGTACGGAGAGCAGAAGATGGTTGCGGTATTGGCCGGACTGGATGTCAATGTCATTAACAGCCAGCTTTCCCTGAAAAGAGAAAATGCAAAGACATATTCGAGTGTCATTGAACGCTCCGGCAGATTTATCATAAATAACAGCTACAATACCGAATTATCACAGAGTACCAATGTGCTGTCGAAACTCCAAAAATATGCAGAATTCACATCGGGCTATTCTCTGGAGACGATCCGGACCGATCTGGCCAACGGGGGAGCAGGATTATCGGCATATAGGATCGAAGGCCAAAGGCAGTATATGTACTATGCCCCAATCCAGGGAACGGACTGGTATCTTTTAACCATTATACCATATGAGGTGGTGAACCTGACCATCAGCAGCCTGATTAGCCGGCTTAACAGGAATGCCATCGGCATGGTAGTATTCGTTCTGATTATGCTGTCTTGTGTATTCGTATTCTTTTTTACTAACATGAGCAGGAATGAACAGAAGCTGCGGCTTGCAAACGCGGCGGCGGAAGAGGCGTTAATAAAAGCGGAGAAAGCAAGCCGGGCCAAAAGTGAATTTTTAAGCCGAATGAGCCATGAAATCAGGACGCCGATGAATGGAATTATCGGGATGGGCGAAGTAGCCAGACAAAATATCGGAAATCCGTTCAAGGTGGAAGAATGCTTAAAAAAACAGGTTTTGTCATCGCGGCATCTGCTGTCTCTCATCAATGATATCCTGGATATGACGAAAATTGAAAGCGGCAGGATAGAACTTCAGCATGTACCCTTTGAACTCAGGGACAGTATCGAAGAGATTGGAAATATCTACTACACCCAGGCGCATCAAAGGGGAATCCGCTATGAAGCAATCCTGGCGGGCGATGTGGATGAGAAACTGGTCGGAGATTCCCTGCGGCTGAAGCAGATATTATCCAACCTCCTGTCAAATGCCATAAAATTTACTCCTTCCGGAGGAACTGTTACACTTCGGGTGTCAACGCTTCATGAGACAGGGGGAGAGGTCAGGCTCTGTTTCGAAGTCAGCGACACGGGATGTGGGATAGCGGAGGAAAATTATACAAAGGTTTTTGAATCGTTTGAGCAGGAGAATTCCAGTGTGTCGGGCAAGTACGGTGGAACGGGGCTGGGGCTTGCCATTGTTAAAGGATTTACCGAATTGATGGGCGGTGAGGTAAGGCTTAAAAGCCGGGTTGGGAGCGGCAGTACGTTTTTCGTGGATCTGCCCTTTGGGAAGGTGGAAAAGCAGGTTGAGCCTTTAGACCTCACGGGAATGAGAGTGCTGATAGCGGAGGAGAACAAAGATGCTTTAAACCATACCGCCTCTCTGTTGGAACGGATGAAAGCCGAAGTGGACTGTGCAGACAATGGTAAGATTGCCGCTGCCATAGCGGAAAGGGCATATTTGGAACATACCGGCTATGATGTCTGTCTGCTGGATTGGAAAATGGCAGGTATGGATGGAATGGAGACAGCCCGTCTGATACGGCAGCGCGTAGGGAAAGATAAACCGGCAATTCTTATAACAGCATATGATTCAACGGAAATTGAACTGGCTCCGGATGAAAGAGCGATTGCGGGCATTATTCAAAAACCACTTTTCATGTCTACGCTGGTTGAAGCATTTTCGGGACTTGAGGGGGAGCAGCCACTGTTTCATATACAATATCGTCCGGTGGAATTTGATTTCCACGGTAAACGTATCCTTCTAGCGGAAGATAATGAAATCAACAGGGAAATTGCCATCGAACTGATCGGGGCGACAGGGGCAGAGATAGAGTCTGTGGAAAATGGAAAAGAGGCTGTTGAGAAATTCGGCGGTTCCGCCCCGGGATATTATGATTTGATTTTGATGGAAATACAAATGCCGGTTATGGACGGATATAGGGCGACCAAAGAAATCAGAGCCCTGTTACGGCCGGACTCCGAACAGATTCCGATCTTTGCGATGACGGCTAATGCATTTACCGAAGACGTAGAAGAGAGCAAACGCGCGGGCATGAATGCGCATATTGGCAAACCATTGGATGTAAAGGTTCTTTATGAGACGATGAAACAGTATTTGATGCAAAACCAGATAGAATAA
- a CDS encoding extracellular solute-binding protein, which produces MRYRRWIRWGLSLVALSFVTGCSTQVDSRQQPEESQTKITMMYPKNLKNFEELVDTEYPDIDLQVEMTTTAVMNSDSERRLRKGHGTDLVVTTFPTGEVKNYTLDLSAETFATAYQGSITGPVMVDGQTRYLPLPGQYSGYILNRTLVEELGMEVPDTNRELTELFKAAKEQGKGIGEDGAMFGLVTVSPGAVGTYIIGTQVPDFLGTAAGIRWMSDFEAGTAGFNGIWDDSLALMFEWTKQGYLNSDTLSANTRNAMPVEERMLNGTLVMSYGNVQMLSKLNSKSSQYEYTMLPYLSDKGNEPWITSEPDGYIGINGALANGNEKKKLDACIRILRLLSTPEGQEAWMVDTSSIYSYLQDYKPVQAALPEEIAGCVENGYIYDLQLPSNIVQYFGKCMISALDEKMDLKEALAAIDDYCINGSPEVDYGQSVVGSVADDLLYENYNTRKEETAIGNLIADALKEYTGADIAVVNGGGIRGSLYEGDVLGEDLNAVCPYPNEIITVEAKGAVIADMLRNGISQTEGKDMIPSGRFLQVSGLSYSYRPAAEGKTAELLSVFLEDGSEVGMDTWYTLAITNYMAGSSGYLNNNGDGYTMLNLYSDTAPKTGDVKLLKETGATYGEALRQYFQNHRDEPVQVKLEGRITVAGDSDE; this is translated from the coding sequence ATGAGATACAGAAGATGGATTCGGTGGGGGCTTAGCCTGGTGGCTCTCTCTTTTGTTACAGGATGCAGTACTCAGGTGGACTCCCGGCAGCAGCCGGAGGAAAGTCAGACGAAGATTACGATGATGTATCCCAAGAATCTAAAGAATTTTGAAGAGCTGGTGGACACGGAATATCCGGATATTGATTTGCAGGTGGAAATGACTACAACTGCGGTTATGAACAGCGACAGTGAGAGGCGTCTCAGAAAAGGGCACGGCACGGATCTCGTGGTGACGACCTTTCCAACCGGAGAGGTGAAAAATTATACCCTGGATTTAAGCGCAGAGACCTTTGCAACAGCTTACCAGGGGAGTATCACCGGACCGGTCATGGTTGACGGACAGACGCGGTATCTTCCTCTTCCGGGACAATATTCGGGTTACATACTGAACCGTACGCTCGTCGAAGAGCTTGGGATGGAAGTGCCGGATACAAACAGGGAACTGACGGAACTATTTAAAGCGGCAAAAGAGCAGGGAAAGGGAATCGGAGAGGACGGCGCTATGTTTGGCCTTGTCACCGTTTCACCCGGAGCGGTCGGAACTTATATTATCGGAACGCAGGTACCGGACTTTCTGGGAACGGCTGCGGGAATCAGATGGATGTCTGATTTTGAGGCCGGAACGGCAGGATTCAACGGCATATGGGATGACAGTCTGGCACTGATGTTTGAGTGGACAAAACAGGGCTATCTGAATTCGGATACATTATCGGCAAATACTAGGAATGCAATGCCGGTTGAAGAGAGAATGCTGAACGGCACTTTGGTGATGTCCTATGGGAATGTGCAGATGCTGTCGAAATTAAACAGTAAAAGCAGTCAATATGAATATACGATGCTTCCGTATCTGAGCGATAAGGGAAATGAACCGTGGATTACTTCCGAACCGGACGGATATATCGGGATTAACGGAGCGCTGGCGAATGGAAATGAGAAAAAGAAGCTGGATGCCTGCATACGGATTCTTAGATTACTGTCCACCCCTGAAGGACAGGAGGCATGGATGGTAGACACTTCGTCTATTTATTCTTATCTGCAGGATTACAAACCGGTACAGGCTGCGCTGCCTGAAGAAATTGCCGGGTGTGTGGAGAACGGCTATATTTACGACCTTCAGCTGCCTTCCAATATAGTTCAGTATTTTGGAAAATGTATGATCTCCGCTTTAGATGAGAAGATGGATTTAAAGGAAGCGCTCGCTGCAATTGACGATTATTGCATCAATGGCTCACCGGAGGTGGATTACGGCCAGTCGGTGGTTGGAAGTGTGGCAGACGATCTTCTTTATGAAAATTATAATACCAGAAAAGAGGAGACGGCCATCGGCAATCTGATCGCCGACGCCTTGAAAGAATATACCGGGGCAGATATTGCGGTAGTCAACGGAGGCGGAATCCGCGGCAGTTTATATGAAGGAGATGTTCTTGGCGAAGATCTGAACGCGGTCTGTCCTTATCCGAATGAAATCATCACGGTCGAGGCAAAGGGGGCCGTGATTGCCGATATGCTGAGAAACGGTATTTCCCAGACCGAGGGGAAAGATATGATACCGTCTGGCCGTTTTCTTCAGGTTTCCGGCTTATCTTATTCATATCGGCCTGCGGCTGAAGGAAAAACGGCCGAACTTTTGTCCGTATTTTTAGAGGACGGCTCCGAAGTGGGAATGGATACCTGGTACACACTCGCCATAACCAACTATATGGCAGGCAGCAGCGGATATTTAAACAATAACGGCGACGGTTATACGATGCTTAACCTGTACAGTGATACGGCTCCGAAGACTGGGGACGTGAAGCTTTTAAAGGAGACGGGGGCGACGTACGGAGAAGCGCTGAGACAGTATTTTCAAAATCACAGGGACGAACCGGTACAGGTAAAGCTGGAGGGACGAATTACCGTAGCAGGAGACAGCGATGAATAA
- a CDS encoding 4Fe-4S binding protein: MTLNTMYFSPTGGTKKVAEIISRGMEGKGDGTKAVHKEIDLSLPEEDYAKYCFGEEDVCVIAVPSFGGRVPAAALERLKMMEGGGARAVLVAVYGNRAFEDTLLELEDTLLAAGFDPAAAIAAVAEHSIMHQFAGGRPDAEDERELTDFAVRIEDMLSEEGDRTAGGMEHAGIAGLPGNRPYREYNGVPFKPEGDKSCTKCGLCAKKCPVGAIPAGNPSSVDKEKCISCMRCVSVCPQHARDLNKVLLFGVSQKMKKVCSGRKENELFIERRRLIC; this comes from the coding sequence ATGACACTTAATACAATGTATTTCAGCCCGACGGGCGGGACAAAAAAGGTGGCAGAGATCATCAGCCGCGGCATGGAAGGCAAAGGGGACGGAACGAAAGCGGTACATAAAGAGATTGATTTATCACTTCCTGAGGAGGACTATGCAAAGTATTGTTTTGGCGAGGAGGATGTCTGTGTTATCGCAGTGCCGTCATTTGGCGGCCGTGTGCCTGCCGCGGCGCTGGAACGCCTTAAGATGATGGAAGGGGGAGGCGCCAGAGCCGTGCTGGTGGCAGTATACGGGAACAGGGCGTTTGAGGATACGCTTCTGGAGCTTGAAGATACGCTCCTTGCGGCCGGGTTTGATCCGGCGGCAGCCATTGCAGCGGTCGCGGAACACTCCATTATGCATCAGTTTGCCGGGGGAAGGCCGGATGCGGAGGATGAGAGAGAGCTGACCGATTTTGCGGTAAGAATTGAGGATATGTTATCGGAAGAAGGAGACAGGACGGCAGGCGGCATGGAGCATGCCGGAATTGCCGGGCTTCCCGGCAACCGCCCCTACCGGGAATATAACGGCGTTCCATTCAAACCGGAAGGAGACAAATCATGTACGAAGTGCGGCCTGTGCGCGAAGAAATGTCCCGTCGGCGCAATCCCGGCCGGCAATCCGTCCTCGGTTGACAAGGAAAAATGCATCTCCTGTATGCGCTGTGTTTCAGTCTGTCCGCAGCATGCGCGGGATTTAAACAAAGTCCTGCTTTTTGGCGTTTCACAGAAGATGAAAAAGGTATGTTCAGGCAGGAAAGAGAACGAATTATTTATCGAAAGGAGACGGCTCATATGCTGA
- the purD gene encoding phosphoribosylamine--glycine ligase, producing the protein MKILIVGGGGREHAIAWKVAQSKRADKIYCAPGNAGIAEYAECIEIGAMEFDKLAAFAKENAIDLTIIGMDDPLVGGIVDVFEAEGLKVFGPRKNAAILEGSKAFSKDLMKKYNIPTAGYETFDDPEKALSYLKTAEMPIVLKADGLALGKGVLICNTHEEAEAGVREIMMDKKFGSAGNQMVVEEFMTGREVSVLSFVDGNTIKIMTSAQDHKRAKDGDQGLNTGGMGTFSPSPFYTEEVDEFCRKYVYQATVDAMKAEGRTFKGIIFFGLMLTEKGPKVLEYNARFGDPETQVVLPRMKNDIVDVFEACVDGTLDQIELEFENNAAVCVVLASDGYPVKYEKGFKIKGLDTFKEKEGYYVFHAGSKFDADGDIVTNGGRVLGVTATGKDLKDARANAYKATEWIEFDNKYMRHDIGKAIDEV; encoded by the coding sequence ATGAAGATTCTAATCGTTGGAGGCGGCGGCCGTGAGCATGCCATCGCCTGGAAGGTAGCCCAGAGCAAGAGAGCAGATAAGATTTACTGTGCACCCGGCAATGCGGGAATTGCTGAATATGCGGAGTGCATAGAGATCGGAGCTATGGAATTCGACAAGCTGGCGGCATTTGCAAAGGAAAATGCCATCGACCTGACGATTATCGGTATGGATGATCCTCTGGTCGGCGGCATTGTGGATGTATTCGAGGCAGAAGGCTTAAAAGTATTCGGCCCGAGAAAAAATGCGGCTATCCTGGAGGGTTCCAAAGCATTTTCCAAGGATTTGATGAAGAAATACAACATTCCGACAGCTGGTTACGAGACTTTTGACGATCCGGAGAAAGCGCTTTCCTACCTGAAGACAGCCGAGATGCCTATCGTACTGAAGGCGGATGGCCTGGCTCTTGGAAAAGGCGTGCTGATCTGCAACACTCACGAGGAGGCAGAGGCCGGAGTGAGAGAGATCATGATGGATAAGAAATTTGGTTCCGCAGGAAACCAGATGGTGGTTGAGGAATTTATGACAGGCCGCGAAGTTTCCGTTCTCTCTTTTGTAGACGGAAATACAATCAAAATCATGACATCCGCCCAGGATCACAAACGTGCCAAGGACGGCGACCAGGGATTGAACACCGGCGGTATGGGGACCTTTTCCCCCAGTCCGTTCTACACGGAAGAAGTCGATGAATTCTGCCGTAAATATGTGTACCAGGCAACTGTGGATGCAATGAAAGCAGAGGGCAGGACCTTTAAGGGGATTATTTTCTTCGGCCTGATGCTGACCGAAAAGGGACCGAAGGTGCTGGAATACAATGCCCGTTTCGGAGATCCGGAAACCCAGGTTGTGCTTCCCCGTATGAAGAACGATATCGTGGATGTATTTGAAGCCTGCGTAGACGGAACACTGGATCAGATTGAACTGGAGTTTGAGAATAATGCGGCGGTCTGCGTCGTGCTCGCTTCCGACGGATATCCGGTAAAATACGAAAAAGGATTCAAGATCAAAGGCCTTGATACGTTCAAGGAAAAAGAGGGTTATTATGTGTTCCATGCCGGTTCCAAATTCGATGCCGACGGCGATATCGTGACAAACGGAGGCCGTGTGCTGGGCGTAACGGCAACCGGAAAAGATTTGAAGGATGCCAGAGCCAACGCTTATAAGGCGACGGAATGGATCGAGTTTGATAATAAGTATATGAGACATGATATTGGTAAGGCGATTGATGAGGTTTAA
- the purN gene encoding phosphoribosylglycinamide formyltransferase has protein sequence MLRVGVLVSGGGTNLQAILDAIDGGSIVGAEVVAVISNNENAYAIERARNHKIPAFIVSPKAYGSREEFNNALLETVNACKVDLIVLAGFLVKIPEAMIAAYKNRIINIHPSLIPSFCGVGFYGLKVHEAALKRGVKVTGATVHYVDEGTDTGPILLQKAVEVRAGDTPEILQRRVMEEAEWVILPQAINMIANNIQAI, from the coding sequence ATGCTGAGGGTAGGCGTGCTGGTTTCCGGCGGGGGAACCAACTTACAGGCCATATTGGATGCCATCGACGGCGGGAGCATTGTGGGGGCCGAGGTGGTGGCCGTAATCAGCAACAATGAGAATGCCTATGCCATAGAGAGGGCCAGGAACCACAAGATTCCGGCTTTTATCGTTTCACCGAAAGCATACGGCAGCAGGGAAGAGTTTAACAACGCCCTGCTTGAGACAGTGAATGCCTGCAAAGTGGATCTGATTGTCCTGGCCGGTTTCCTTGTAAAGATACCAGAGGCGATGATTGCTGCATATAAAAACAGGATTATCAATATTCATCCGTCTTTAATCCCGTCTTTCTGCGGCGTCGGTTTCTACGGGCTGAAGGTTCATGAGGCGGCCCTTAAACGCGGGGTCAAGGTGACGGGCGCTACGGTTCATTACGTGGATGAGGGAACTGATACCGGTCCCATCCTTCTTCAGAAAGCGGTGGAGGTCAGGGCAGGAGATACGCCGGAGATACTCCAGAGGCGCGTTATGGAGGAAGCGGAATGGGTAATTCTTCCCCAGGCAATCAACATGATAGCGAATAATATACAGGCCATATAA
- a CDS encoding TraX family protein: MEKKLNSNHLKIIAIIAMTIDHITDLFYPAFPTQPLPIVLHILGRLTAPIMWFFVAEGYYYTHNVKKYLLRLGIFAVISHFAYCFAFGNSFIPFKTGIFNQTSVMYPLFIAVFVLWLQDTELKHNELKNVIIFLLIWSAFPADWSCIAVLAIIDIYRNRGDLRKQTFRMMVWVLLYAVVSIFFVNKVYGLIEMFVILVYPLMKQYNGQRGKATWLKWFFYIYYPTHLIIIGIIRVMMYGNINILF, encoded by the coding sequence ATGGAGAAAAAATTAAATTCTAATCATTTAAAAATAATAGCTATCATTGCTATGACGATAGACCATATCACAGATTTGTTTTATCCCGCTTTTCCGACACAGCCTTTACCAATAGTGTTACATATTTTAGGAAGGCTGACGGCACCGATCATGTGGTTTTTTGTTGCAGAGGGATATTACTATACGCATAATGTGAAAAAATATTTGCTTAGATTAGGAATATTTGCTGTTATCTCACATTTTGCTTACTGCTTTGCTTTTGGAAATAGCTTTATTCCATTCAAAACAGGTATATTTAATCAGACAAGCGTGATGTACCCTCTATTTATAGCAGTATTTGTATTATGGCTTCAAGATACCGAATTAAAACATAACGAGTTGAAGAATGTTATCATTTTTCTTTTAATATGGAGTGCCTTTCCCGCAGATTGGAGCTGCATTGCTGTATTGGCAATCATAGATATTTATAGAAATCGGGGAGACTTAAGAAAACAGACGTTCAGAATGATGGTTTGGGTTTTGCTCTATGCAGTTGTGTCGATTTTCTTTGTAAACAAGGTATATGGGCTAATTGAAATGTTCGTTATATTAGTTTATCCATTGATGAAACAATATAATGGTCAGCGTGGAAAAGCGACATGGTTAAAATGGTTTTTCTACATTTACTATCCTACACATCTTATCATAATCGGTATTATAAGAGTGATGATGTATGGGAATATTAACATTTTGTTTTAA
- a CDS encoding LysR family transcriptional regulator substrate-binding protein, translating to MKMFKLKKSPQFWELFCRLAIKLAVLPPDHPLSEKDMVSVKDLAKEPFILMDELGYSYPLAAFKEADVQLKNLKLTVYDDYTVMEMVRQGLGVSMLYERILRGFDTGLTIRPLKEKPKRIVAICWKDRKTLSLAARKFLEHIEDSNIFTYL from the coding sequence ATGAAGATGTTTAAACTCAAGAAGAGCCCCCAGTTTTGGGAGCTCTTCTGTCGATTAGCAATAAAGCTTGCGGTACTGCCGCCCGACCATCCATTGTCAGAAAAGGATATGGTTTCCGTGAAAGATCTTGCTAAGGAACCTTTTATCCTTATGGACGAGCTGGGCTATTCCTATCCGCTGGCAGCATTCAAAGAGGCAGATGTACAGCTGAAAAATCTGAAACTGACGGTCTATGACGACTATACAGTCATGGAAATGGTTCGCCAAGGCTTGGGTGTATCCATGCTTTATGAACGCATCCTGCGAGGCTTTGATACCGGTTTGACCATACGCCCACTAAAAGAAAAACCAAAGCGCATCGTTGCCATCTGTTGGAAAGACAGAAAAACACTGTCTCTGGCGGCAAGAAAATTTCTCGAACACATCGAAGATTCAAATATATTTACTTATTTGTAA